A single window of Macaca mulatta isolate MMU2019108-1 chromosome 9, T2T-MMU8v2.0, whole genome shotgun sequence DNA harbors:
- the CDHR1 gene encoding cadherin-related family member 1 isoform X4 — protein MALFSLPEDTPVGSHVYTLNGTDPEGDPISYHISFDPSTRSVFSVDPNFGNITLVEELDREREDEIEAIISISDGLNLVAEKVVILVTDANDEAPRFIQEPYVALVPEDIPAGSSIFKVHAVDRDTGSGGSVTYFLQNLHSPFAVDRHSGVLRLQAGATLDYERSRTHYVTVVAKDGGGRLHGADVVFSATTTVTVNVEDVQDTAPVFVGTPYYGYVYEDTLPGSEVLKVVAMDGDRGKPNRILYSLANGSDGAFEINETSGAISITQSPAQLQREVYELHVQVTEMSPVGSPVAQATVPVTIRIVDLNNHPPTFYGESGPQNRFELSMNEHPPQGEILRGLKITVNDSDQGANAKFNLQLVGPRGIFRVVPQTVLNEAQVTIIVENSAAIDFEKSKVLTFKLLAVEVNTPEKFSSTADVVIQLLDTNDNVPKFDSLYYVARIPENAPGGSSVVAVTAVDPDTGPWGEVKYSIYGTGADLFLIHPSTGLIYTQPWASLDAEATARYNFYVKAEDMEGKYSVAEVFITLLDVNDHPPQFGKSVQKKTMVLGTPVKIEAIDEDAEEPNNLVDYSITHAEPANVFDINAHTGEIWLKNSIRSLDALHNITPGRDCIWSLEVQAKDRGSPSFSTTALLKIDITDAETLSRSPMAAFLIQTKDNPMKAVGVLAGTMATVVAITVLISTATFWRNKKSNKVLPVRRVVRKRPSPAPRTIRIEWLKSKSAKAPTKFMLKEKPPNENCNNNSPESSLPPRAPALPPPPSVAPSTGAAHWTVPTVSGSLTPQPTQPPPKPKTMGSPIQSTLISELKQKFEKKRVHNKAYF, from the exons ATGGCTTTGTTCAGCCTCCCAGAGGACACCCCTGTAG GCTCTCATGTATACACCCTGAACGGGACAGAcccagagggagaccccatctcctaCCACATCAGCTTTGACCCCAGCACTAGAAGTGTCTTTTCTGTTGACCCCAATTTTGGAAACATCACCCTGGTTGAAGAGCTGGACAGAGAG AGGGAAGATGAGATTGAAGCCATCATCAGCATTTCTGACGGCCTGAATCTG GTGGCCGAAAAAGTCGTGATCCTGGTGACCGATGCCAATGACGAGGCGCCCAGGTTCATCCAGGAGCCTTATGTTGCCCTGGTTCCTGAG GACATACCTGCTGGGAGCAGCATCTTTAAGGTCCATGCAGTGGACAGGGACACAGGCTCTGGAGGGAGTGTCACCTACTTCCTGCAG AACCTGCACTCCCCATTTGCTGTGGACCGTCACAGCGGTGTGCTGCGCCTCCAGGCTGGGGCCACTCTGGACTACGAGAGGTCCCGGACGCACTACGTCACCGTGGTCGCCAAG GATGGCGGTGGGAGGCTTCATGGGGCTGATGTGGTGTTCTCAGCCACCACCACGGTCACGGTCAATGTGGAGGACGTTCAGGACACGGCCCCTGTCTTCGTGGGCACACCCTACTATGGCTATGTGTACGAGGACACCCTTCCG GGCTCGGAGGTACTGAAGGTAGTCGCCATGGATGGAGACCGGGGCAAACCCAATCGAATTCTCTACAGCCTTGCGAATG GGAGCGATGGAGCCTTTGAAATTAATGAGACATCTGGAGCCATCTCCATCACTCAGAGCCCGGCCCAGCTGCAGAGAGAGGTGTATGAGCTGCATGTACAG GTGACTGAGATGAGCCCTGTGGGGAGCCCAGTTGCCCAGGCCACTGTCCCAGTCACCATCAGGATTGTGGACCTCAACAACCACCCGCCAACGTTCTATGGAGAGAGTGGACCCCAAAACAGGTTTGAGCTGTCCATGAATGAGCACCCGCCCCAGGGAGAGATCCTGCGGGGCCTCAAGATCACCGTCAATGACTCCGACCAG GGAGCCAATGCCAAATTCAACTTGCAGCTGGTGGGGCCCAGGGGCATCTTCCGAGTGGTTCCACAGACAGTCCTGAATGAAGCCCAAGTCACGATCATTGTGGAGAACTCAGCTGCCATTGACTTTGAAAAGTCTAAAGTATTAACCTTCAAG CTCCTGGCTGTTGAAGTGAACACCCCGGAGAAGTTCAGTTCCACAGCGGATGTTGTGATCCAGCTCCTGGACACCAATGACAATGTCCCCAAGTTCGACTCCCTCTACTACGTTGCCAGGATTCCTGAGAATGCCCCAGGGGGTTCCAGCGTGGTGGCTGTCACA GCTGTGGATCCAGACACAGGACCCTGGGGTGAAGTGAAATATTCCATCTACGGGACTGGGGCAGACCT CTTCCTGATCCACCCATCCACTGGGCTTATCTACACCCAGCCCTGGGCTAGCCTGGATGCTGAGGCCACTGCCAGGTACAACTTCTATGTGAAGGCAGAGGACATGGAGGGCAAGTACAGCGTAGCTGAGGTGTTTATCACACTGCTGGATGTCAATGACCACCCCCCTCAGTTTGGAAAGAGCGTTCAGAAGAAGACGATGGTGCTAGGGACCCCAGTGAAAATTGAG GCCATAGATGAGGATGCAGAGGAACCTAACAACCTGGTGGATTATTCCATCACCCATGCAGAGCCGGCCAATGTGTTTGACATCAATGCCCACACGGGGGAGATCTGGCTCAAGAATTCCATCCGCTCCCTGGATGCCCTGCACAACATCACACCTGGAAGGGACTGTATATGGTCCCTAGAGGTGCAGGCCAAGGACCGGGGCTCCCCATCCTTCAGCACCACAGCCTTACTCAAGATTGACATCACAGATGCTGAG ACCCTTTCCCGGAGCCCCATGGCTGCCTTCCTGATACAGACCAAGGACAACCCCATGAAGGCCGTGGGTGTGCTGGCCGGCACCATGGCCACCGTCGTGGCCATCACTGTCCTCATCTCTACCGCCACCTTCTGGCGCAACAAGAAGTCTAACAAGGTCCTGCCAGTGCGGCGGGTGGTCCGCAAGCGGCCCAGCCCTGCGCCCCGCACCATCCGCATCGAGTGGCTCAAGTCCAAGAGCGCCAAAGCCCCTACCAAGTTCATGCTCAAAGAGAAACCTCCCAATGAGAACTGCAACAACAACAGCCCAGAAAGCTCCCTGCCCCCGAGAGCTCCAGCTCTCCCTCCACCACCCAGCGTCGCGCCCAGCACTGGCGCAGCCCACTGGACCGTGCCTACTGTCTCTGGCTCTCTCACCCCCCAGCCGACCCAACCCCCaccaaaacccaaaactatgGGAAGCCCCATCCAGTCAACTCTGATCTCTGAGCTCAAGCAAAAGTTTGAGAAGAAGAGGGTGCACAACAAAGCTTACTTCTAG
- the CDHR1 gene encoding cadherin-related family member 1 isoform X3, translating to MSLNRRHLLLTTSSVPDGAWKAPGPTAVSAAQANFAPHFFDNGVGSTNGNMALFSLPEDTPVGSHVYTLNGTDPEGDPISYHISFDPSTRSVFSVDPNFGNITLVEELDREREDEIEAIISISDGLNLVAEKVVILVTDANDEAPRFIQEPYVALVPEDIPAGSSIFKVHAVDRDTGSGGSVTYFLQNLHSPFAVDRHSGVLRLQAGATLDYERSRTHYVTVVAKGSEVLKVVAMDGDRGKPNRILYSLANGSDGAFEINETSGAISITQSPAQLQREVYELHVQVTEMSPVGSPVAQATVPVTIRIVDLNNHPPTFYGESGPQNRFELSMNEHPPQGEILRGLKITVNDSDQGANAKFNLQLVGPRGIFRVVPQTVLNEAQVTIIVENSAAIDFEKSKVLTFKLLAVEVNTPEKFSSTADVVIQLLDTNDNVPKFDSLYYVARIPENAPGGSSVVAVTAVDPDTGPWGEVKYSIYGTGADLFLIHPSTGLIYTQPWASLDAEATARYNFYVKAEDMEGKYSVAEVFITLLDVNDHPPQFGKSVQKKTMVLGTPVKIEAIDEDAEEPNNLVDYSITHAEPANVFDINAHTGEIWLKNSIRSLDALHNITPGRDCIWSLEVQAKDRGSPSFSTTALLKIDITDAETLSRSPMAAFLIQTKDNPMKAVGVLAGTMATVVAITVLISTATFWRNKKSNKVLPVRRVVRKRPSPAPRTIRIEWLKSKSAKAPTKFMLKEKPPNENCNNNSPESSLPPRAPALPPPPSVAPSTGAAHWTVPTVSGSLTPQPTQPPPKPKTMGSPIQSTLISELKQKFEKKRVHNKAYF from the exons ATGAGCCTGAATCGCAGGCACCTGCTGCTCACCACATCCTCAGTACCAGATGGAGCCTGGAAGGCACCTGGCCCAACTGCTGTCAGTGCAG CTCAGGCCAATTTCGCCCCGCACTTCTTCGACAACGGGGTCGGCAGCACCAACGGAAACATGGCTTTGTTCAGCCTCCCAGAGGACACCCCTGTAG GCTCTCATGTATACACCCTGAACGGGACAGAcccagagggagaccccatctcctaCCACATCAGCTTTGACCCCAGCACTAGAAGTGTCTTTTCTGTTGACCCCAATTTTGGAAACATCACCCTGGTTGAAGAGCTGGACAGAGAG AGGGAAGATGAGATTGAAGCCATCATCAGCATTTCTGACGGCCTGAATCTG GTGGCCGAAAAAGTCGTGATCCTGGTGACCGATGCCAATGACGAGGCGCCCAGGTTCATCCAGGAGCCTTATGTTGCCCTGGTTCCTGAG GACATACCTGCTGGGAGCAGCATCTTTAAGGTCCATGCAGTGGACAGGGACACAGGCTCTGGAGGGAGTGTCACCTACTTCCTGCAG AACCTGCACTCCCCATTTGCTGTGGACCGTCACAGCGGTGTGCTGCGCCTCCAGGCTGGGGCCACTCTGGACTACGAGAGGTCCCGGACGCACTACGTCACCGTGGTCGCCAAG GGCTCGGAGGTACTGAAGGTAGTCGCCATGGATGGAGACCGGGGCAAACCCAATCGAATTCTCTACAGCCTTGCGAATG GGAGCGATGGAGCCTTTGAAATTAATGAGACATCTGGAGCCATCTCCATCACTCAGAGCCCGGCCCAGCTGCAGAGAGAGGTGTATGAGCTGCATGTACAG GTGACTGAGATGAGCCCTGTGGGGAGCCCAGTTGCCCAGGCCACTGTCCCAGTCACCATCAGGATTGTGGACCTCAACAACCACCCGCCAACGTTCTATGGAGAGAGTGGACCCCAAAACAGGTTTGAGCTGTCCATGAATGAGCACCCGCCCCAGGGAGAGATCCTGCGGGGCCTCAAGATCACCGTCAATGACTCCGACCAG GGAGCCAATGCCAAATTCAACTTGCAGCTGGTGGGGCCCAGGGGCATCTTCCGAGTGGTTCCACAGACAGTCCTGAATGAAGCCCAAGTCACGATCATTGTGGAGAACTCAGCTGCCATTGACTTTGAAAAGTCTAAAGTATTAACCTTCAAG CTCCTGGCTGTTGAAGTGAACACCCCGGAGAAGTTCAGTTCCACAGCGGATGTTGTGATCCAGCTCCTGGACACCAATGACAATGTCCCCAAGTTCGACTCCCTCTACTACGTTGCCAGGATTCCTGAGAATGCCCCAGGGGGTTCCAGCGTGGTGGCTGTCACA GCTGTGGATCCAGACACAGGACCCTGGGGTGAAGTGAAATATTCCATCTACGGGACTGGGGCAGACCT CTTCCTGATCCACCCATCCACTGGGCTTATCTACACCCAGCCCTGGGCTAGCCTGGATGCTGAGGCCACTGCCAGGTACAACTTCTATGTGAAGGCAGAGGACATGGAGGGCAAGTACAGCGTAGCTGAGGTGTTTATCACACTGCTGGATGTCAATGACCACCCCCCTCAGTTTGGAAAGAGCGTTCAGAAGAAGACGATGGTGCTAGGGACCCCAGTGAAAATTGAG GCCATAGATGAGGATGCAGAGGAACCTAACAACCTGGTGGATTATTCCATCACCCATGCAGAGCCGGCCAATGTGTTTGACATCAATGCCCACACGGGGGAGATCTGGCTCAAGAATTCCATCCGCTCCCTGGATGCCCTGCACAACATCACACCTGGAAGGGACTGTATATGGTCCCTAGAGGTGCAGGCCAAGGACCGGGGCTCCCCATCCTTCAGCACCACAGCCTTACTCAAGATTGACATCACAGATGCTGAG ACCCTTTCCCGGAGCCCCATGGCTGCCTTCCTGATACAGACCAAGGACAACCCCATGAAGGCCGTGGGTGTGCTGGCCGGCACCATGGCCACCGTCGTGGCCATCACTGTCCTCATCTCTACCGCCACCTTCTGGCGCAACAAGAAGTCTAACAAGGTCCTGCCAGTGCGGCGGGTGGTCCGCAAGCGGCCCAGCCCTGCGCCCCGCACCATCCGCATCGAGTGGCTCAAGTCCAAGAGCGCCAAAGCCCCTACCAAGTTCATGCTCAAAGAGAAACCTCCCAATGAGAACTGCAACAACAACAGCCCAGAAAGCTCCCTGCCCCCGAGAGCTCCAGCTCTCCCTCCACCACCCAGCGTCGCGCCCAGCACTGGCGCAGCCCACTGGACCGTGCCTACTGTCTCTGGCTCTCTCACCCCCCAGCCGACCCAACCCCCaccaaaacccaaaactatgGGAAGCCCCATCCAGTCAACTCTGATCTCTGAGCTCAAGCAAAAGTTTGAGAAGAAGAGGGTGCACAACAAAGCTTACTTCTAG
- the CDHR1 gene encoding cadherin-related family member 1 isoform X1 has product MSLNRRHLLLTTSSVPDGAWKAPGPTAVSAAQANFAPHFFDNGVGSTNGNMALFSLPEDTPVGSHVYTLNGTDPEGDPISYHISFDPSTRSVFSVDPNFGNITLVEELDREREDEIEAIISISDGLNLVAEKVVILVTDANDEAPRFIQEPYVALVPEDIPAGSSIFKVHAVDRDTGSGGSVTYFLQNLHSPFAVDRHSGVLRLQAGATLDYERSRTHYVTVVAKDGGGRLHGADVVFSATTTVTVNVEDVQDTAPVFVGTPYYGYVYEDTLPGSEVLKVVAMDGDRGKPNRILYSLANGSDGAFEINETSGAISITQSPAQLQREVYELHVQVTEMSPVGSPVAQATVPVTIRIVDLNNHPPTFYGESGPQNRFELSMNEHPPQGEILRGLKITVNDSDQGANAKFNLQLVGPRGIFRVVPQTVLNEAQVTIIVENSAAIDFEKSKVLTFKLLAVEVNTPEKFSSTADVVIQLLDTNDNVPKFDSLYYVARIPENAPGGSSVVAVTAVDPDTGPWGEVKYSIYGTGADLFLIHPSTGLIYTQPWASLDAEATARYNFYVKAEDMEGKYSVAEVFITLLDVNDHPPQFGKSVQKKTMVLGTPVKIEAIDEDAEEPNNLVDYSITHAEPANVFDINAHTGEIWLKNSIRSLDALHNITPGRDCIWSLEVQAKDRGSPSFSTTALLKIDITDAETLSRSPMAAFLIQTKDNPMKAVGVLAGTMATVVAITVLISTATFWRNKKSNKVLPVRRVVRKRPSPAPRTIRIEWLKSKSAKAPTKFMLKEKPPNENCNNNSPESSLPPRAPALPPPPSVAPSTGAAHWTVPTVSGSLTPQPTQPPPKPKTMGSPIQSTLISELKQKFEKKRVHNKAYF; this is encoded by the exons ATGAGCCTGAATCGCAGGCACCTGCTGCTCACCACATCCTCAGTACCAGATGGAGCCTGGAAGGCACCTGGCCCAACTGCTGTCAGTGCAG CTCAGGCCAATTTCGCCCCGCACTTCTTCGACAACGGGGTCGGCAGCACCAACGGAAACATGGCTTTGTTCAGCCTCCCAGAGGACACCCCTGTAG GCTCTCATGTATACACCCTGAACGGGACAGAcccagagggagaccccatctcctaCCACATCAGCTTTGACCCCAGCACTAGAAGTGTCTTTTCTGTTGACCCCAATTTTGGAAACATCACCCTGGTTGAAGAGCTGGACAGAGAG AGGGAAGATGAGATTGAAGCCATCATCAGCATTTCTGACGGCCTGAATCTG GTGGCCGAAAAAGTCGTGATCCTGGTGACCGATGCCAATGACGAGGCGCCCAGGTTCATCCAGGAGCCTTATGTTGCCCTGGTTCCTGAG GACATACCTGCTGGGAGCAGCATCTTTAAGGTCCATGCAGTGGACAGGGACACAGGCTCTGGAGGGAGTGTCACCTACTTCCTGCAG AACCTGCACTCCCCATTTGCTGTGGACCGTCACAGCGGTGTGCTGCGCCTCCAGGCTGGGGCCACTCTGGACTACGAGAGGTCCCGGACGCACTACGTCACCGTGGTCGCCAAG GATGGCGGTGGGAGGCTTCATGGGGCTGATGTGGTGTTCTCAGCCACCACCACGGTCACGGTCAATGTGGAGGACGTTCAGGACACGGCCCCTGTCTTCGTGGGCACACCCTACTATGGCTATGTGTACGAGGACACCCTTCCG GGCTCGGAGGTACTGAAGGTAGTCGCCATGGATGGAGACCGGGGCAAACCCAATCGAATTCTCTACAGCCTTGCGAATG GGAGCGATGGAGCCTTTGAAATTAATGAGACATCTGGAGCCATCTCCATCACTCAGAGCCCGGCCCAGCTGCAGAGAGAGGTGTATGAGCTGCATGTACAG GTGACTGAGATGAGCCCTGTGGGGAGCCCAGTTGCCCAGGCCACTGTCCCAGTCACCATCAGGATTGTGGACCTCAACAACCACCCGCCAACGTTCTATGGAGAGAGTGGACCCCAAAACAGGTTTGAGCTGTCCATGAATGAGCACCCGCCCCAGGGAGAGATCCTGCGGGGCCTCAAGATCACCGTCAATGACTCCGACCAG GGAGCCAATGCCAAATTCAACTTGCAGCTGGTGGGGCCCAGGGGCATCTTCCGAGTGGTTCCACAGACAGTCCTGAATGAAGCCCAAGTCACGATCATTGTGGAGAACTCAGCTGCCATTGACTTTGAAAAGTCTAAAGTATTAACCTTCAAG CTCCTGGCTGTTGAAGTGAACACCCCGGAGAAGTTCAGTTCCACAGCGGATGTTGTGATCCAGCTCCTGGACACCAATGACAATGTCCCCAAGTTCGACTCCCTCTACTACGTTGCCAGGATTCCTGAGAATGCCCCAGGGGGTTCCAGCGTGGTGGCTGTCACA GCTGTGGATCCAGACACAGGACCCTGGGGTGAAGTGAAATATTCCATCTACGGGACTGGGGCAGACCT CTTCCTGATCCACCCATCCACTGGGCTTATCTACACCCAGCCCTGGGCTAGCCTGGATGCTGAGGCCACTGCCAGGTACAACTTCTATGTGAAGGCAGAGGACATGGAGGGCAAGTACAGCGTAGCTGAGGTGTTTATCACACTGCTGGATGTCAATGACCACCCCCCTCAGTTTGGAAAGAGCGTTCAGAAGAAGACGATGGTGCTAGGGACCCCAGTGAAAATTGAG GCCATAGATGAGGATGCAGAGGAACCTAACAACCTGGTGGATTATTCCATCACCCATGCAGAGCCGGCCAATGTGTTTGACATCAATGCCCACACGGGGGAGATCTGGCTCAAGAATTCCATCCGCTCCCTGGATGCCCTGCACAACATCACACCTGGAAGGGACTGTATATGGTCCCTAGAGGTGCAGGCCAAGGACCGGGGCTCCCCATCCTTCAGCACCACAGCCTTACTCAAGATTGACATCACAGATGCTGAG ACCCTTTCCCGGAGCCCCATGGCTGCCTTCCTGATACAGACCAAGGACAACCCCATGAAGGCCGTGGGTGTGCTGGCCGGCACCATGGCCACCGTCGTGGCCATCACTGTCCTCATCTCTACCGCCACCTTCTGGCGCAACAAGAAGTCTAACAAGGTCCTGCCAGTGCGGCGGGTGGTCCGCAAGCGGCCCAGCCCTGCGCCCCGCACCATCCGCATCGAGTGGCTCAAGTCCAAGAGCGCCAAAGCCCCTACCAAGTTCATGCTCAAAGAGAAACCTCCCAATGAGAACTGCAACAACAACAGCCCAGAAAGCTCCCTGCCCCCGAGAGCTCCAGCTCTCCCTCCACCACCCAGCGTCGCGCCCAGCACTGGCGCAGCCCACTGGACCGTGCCTACTGTCTCTGGCTCTCTCACCCCCCAGCCGACCCAACCCCCaccaaaacccaaaactatgGGAAGCCCCATCCAGTCAACTCTGATCTCTGAGCTCAAGCAAAAGTTTGAGAAGAAGAGGGTGCACAACAAAGCTTACTTCTAG
- the CDHR1 gene encoding cadherin-related family member 1 isoform X2, with protein sequence MRRGRWAALALGLLRLCLAQANFAPHFFDNGVGSTNGNMALFSLPEDTPVGSHVYTLNGTDPEGDPISYHISFDPSTRSVFSVDPNFGNITLVEELDREREDEIEAIISISDGLNLVAEKVVILVTDANDEAPRFIQEPYVALVPEDIPAGSSIFKVHAVDRDTGSGGSVTYFLQNLHSPFAVDRHSGVLRLQAGATLDYERSRTHYVTVVAKDGGGRLHGADVVFSATTTVTVNVEDVQDTAPVFVGTPYYGYVYEDTLPGSEVLKVVAMDGDRGKPNRILYSLANGSDGAFEINETSGAISITQSPAQLQREVYELHVQVTEMSPVGSPVAQATVPVTIRIVDLNNHPPTFYGESGPQNRFELSMNEHPPQGEILRGLKITVNDSDQGANAKFNLQLVGPRGIFRVVPQTVLNEAQVTIIVENSAAIDFEKSKVLTFKLLAVEVNTPEKFSSTADVVIQLLDTNDNVPKFDSLYYVARIPENAPGGSSVVAVTAVDPDTGPWGEVKYSIYGTGADLFLIHPSTGLIYTQPWASLDAEATARYNFYVKAEDMEGKYSVAEVFITLLDVNDHPPQFGKSVQKKTMVLGTPVKIEAIDEDAEEPNNLVDYSITHAEPANVFDINAHTGEIWLKNSIRSLDALHNITPGRDCIWSLEVQAKDRGSPSFSTTALLKIDITDAETLSRSPMAAFLIQTKDNPMKAVGVLAGTMATVVAITVLISTATFWRNKKSNKVLPVRRVVRKRPSPAPRTIRIEWLKSKSAKAPTKFMLKEKPPNENCNNNSPESSLPPRAPALPPPPSVAPSTGAAHWTVPTVSGSLTPQPTQPPPKPKTMGSPIQSTLISELKQKFEKKRVHNKAYF encoded by the exons ATGAGGCGTGGCCGGTGGGCCGCCCTGGCCCTGGGGCTGCTGCGCCTCTGCCTGG CTCAGGCCAATTTCGCCCCGCACTTCTTCGACAACGGGGTCGGCAGCACCAACGGAAACATGGCTTTGTTCAGCCTCCCAGAGGACACCCCTGTAG GCTCTCATGTATACACCCTGAACGGGACAGAcccagagggagaccccatctcctaCCACATCAGCTTTGACCCCAGCACTAGAAGTGTCTTTTCTGTTGACCCCAATTTTGGAAACATCACCCTGGTTGAAGAGCTGGACAGAGAG AGGGAAGATGAGATTGAAGCCATCATCAGCATTTCTGACGGCCTGAATCTG GTGGCCGAAAAAGTCGTGATCCTGGTGACCGATGCCAATGACGAGGCGCCCAGGTTCATCCAGGAGCCTTATGTTGCCCTGGTTCCTGAG GACATACCTGCTGGGAGCAGCATCTTTAAGGTCCATGCAGTGGACAGGGACACAGGCTCTGGAGGGAGTGTCACCTACTTCCTGCAG AACCTGCACTCCCCATTTGCTGTGGACCGTCACAGCGGTGTGCTGCGCCTCCAGGCTGGGGCCACTCTGGACTACGAGAGGTCCCGGACGCACTACGTCACCGTGGTCGCCAAG GATGGCGGTGGGAGGCTTCATGGGGCTGATGTGGTGTTCTCAGCCACCACCACGGTCACGGTCAATGTGGAGGACGTTCAGGACACGGCCCCTGTCTTCGTGGGCACACCCTACTATGGCTATGTGTACGAGGACACCCTTCCG GGCTCGGAGGTACTGAAGGTAGTCGCCATGGATGGAGACCGGGGCAAACCCAATCGAATTCTCTACAGCCTTGCGAATG GGAGCGATGGAGCCTTTGAAATTAATGAGACATCTGGAGCCATCTCCATCACTCAGAGCCCGGCCCAGCTGCAGAGAGAGGTGTATGAGCTGCATGTACAG GTGACTGAGATGAGCCCTGTGGGGAGCCCAGTTGCCCAGGCCACTGTCCCAGTCACCATCAGGATTGTGGACCTCAACAACCACCCGCCAACGTTCTATGGAGAGAGTGGACCCCAAAACAGGTTTGAGCTGTCCATGAATGAGCACCCGCCCCAGGGAGAGATCCTGCGGGGCCTCAAGATCACCGTCAATGACTCCGACCAG GGAGCCAATGCCAAATTCAACTTGCAGCTGGTGGGGCCCAGGGGCATCTTCCGAGTGGTTCCACAGACAGTCCTGAATGAAGCCCAAGTCACGATCATTGTGGAGAACTCAGCTGCCATTGACTTTGAAAAGTCTAAAGTATTAACCTTCAAG CTCCTGGCTGTTGAAGTGAACACCCCGGAGAAGTTCAGTTCCACAGCGGATGTTGTGATCCAGCTCCTGGACACCAATGACAATGTCCCCAAGTTCGACTCCCTCTACTACGTTGCCAGGATTCCTGAGAATGCCCCAGGGGGTTCCAGCGTGGTGGCTGTCACA GCTGTGGATCCAGACACAGGACCCTGGGGTGAAGTGAAATATTCCATCTACGGGACTGGGGCAGACCT CTTCCTGATCCACCCATCCACTGGGCTTATCTACACCCAGCCCTGGGCTAGCCTGGATGCTGAGGCCACTGCCAGGTACAACTTCTATGTGAAGGCAGAGGACATGGAGGGCAAGTACAGCGTAGCTGAGGTGTTTATCACACTGCTGGATGTCAATGACCACCCCCCTCAGTTTGGAAAGAGCGTTCAGAAGAAGACGATGGTGCTAGGGACCCCAGTGAAAATTGAG GCCATAGATGAGGATGCAGAGGAACCTAACAACCTGGTGGATTATTCCATCACCCATGCAGAGCCGGCCAATGTGTTTGACATCAATGCCCACACGGGGGAGATCTGGCTCAAGAATTCCATCCGCTCCCTGGATGCCCTGCACAACATCACACCTGGAAGGGACTGTATATGGTCCCTAGAGGTGCAGGCCAAGGACCGGGGCTCCCCATCCTTCAGCACCACAGCCTTACTCAAGATTGACATCACAGATGCTGAG ACCCTTTCCCGGAGCCCCATGGCTGCCTTCCTGATACAGACCAAGGACAACCCCATGAAGGCCGTGGGTGTGCTGGCCGGCACCATGGCCACCGTCGTGGCCATCACTGTCCTCATCTCTACCGCCACCTTCTGGCGCAACAAGAAGTCTAACAAGGTCCTGCCAGTGCGGCGGGTGGTCCGCAAGCGGCCCAGCCCTGCGCCCCGCACCATCCGCATCGAGTGGCTCAAGTCCAAGAGCGCCAAAGCCCCTACCAAGTTCATGCTCAAAGAGAAACCTCCCAATGAGAACTGCAACAACAACAGCCCAGAAAGCTCCCTGCCCCCGAGAGCTCCAGCTCTCCCTCCACCACCCAGCGTCGCGCCCAGCACTGGCGCAGCCCACTGGACCGTGCCTACTGTCTCTGGCTCTCTCACCCCCCAGCCGACCCAACCCCCaccaaaacccaaaactatgGGAAGCCCCATCCAGTCAACTCTGATCTCTGAGCTCAAGCAAAAGTTTGAGAAGAAGAGGGTGCACAACAAAGCTTACTTCTAG